The Pseudodesulfovibrio sediminis genome includes the window TCGGAGATACTGCGGGTCTTGCGCCAATCGTAAGAACCTTGTTGCTTGTAGTAGAGGTTGCTCCATTCCACTTTCCAATCACCGACCTTTCTGCCTTTGTCGTTTATTACATTGCCTGATTGTTGCATTGTATTTGTCCTTATTCCTGATTTTATTGTTATTTATACTTATAAATAAGGAAAACGTGGGAATAGACACACATACTGACCCACAAGTGAGGAATATGGATATGAAAATAGAACAGGCTTTGGAGAGACTAGGGAAAATGTTTGATGCTGTACGCCGTGGTGAAAATGGCTTTCGTGAATACCTTGAGAAGAACCCCACGTCTGCGGATGGCTCCGATGGACCGTTTATGAAATTCGTTCAGACCGGGGATATTGAGAAAGGAAAGTTCCGATATAACTGGGACGATTAGGTTAGAAATCTAGCGGTAAATTTTTTATCATTGCTGCTAGTCCCAATATGAGCCGTGATCGGTTCAGGATTGCTTGTAGGGCGATTTTGAGCGAGCTGCGGCTCTTTGTTTGCTGTAGTAGGCACAATTCTTCTGTGTTGATTCTGAAAAGGAAAAGCCCCCGACTAGCGAGGGCAAAGGAGTGTCTGACCCACTACAAGAAAAATGGGTCGAACTTTTTGAATCTATTAGTATTTATATAACTGGTTAACTTACTTTGATTCGTGCGAATCGTCCCGCCTCACGTAGATCATCGGTATCTAGGACCGGGAATTTTTCGTCACCATGCCCGCCCTTAATATTAGTTTGCGCCCACTCATGCCCAAGGTAGGCCGCTGGGTTGATGCCACGTCTCACTTCTTCGGAAATCTTTTTGTTCTCGGCCTGAACGTCTTTGTTCTGGTTAGCCTGGTTGTACACCTCATGGGAAAAACCAAGGCGGCAACCGATTTTTTTTCTGATATGTTCGGATAGCATCTCAAGGGTGGACGGCTCAGTGGCTGCGTGCCTTGGAAAAATTACGCAATCATGAATCTGGTATACTTCGTCGATACCCTTGCTTCTAAGGAAGCGAATCATTTCAATCCTGATCTGGCGTTCAACTGCTTCATAGATGCGGAACATTGTACGGTCTTTTCTGCTTCGACCTCTGCCGCCTTTAATACGCTTGCTATCACCGAGTTTGATCACCTCATCAATCATTTCTGGCAAGTCACGAAGGAGGAGGGTGCCAATACGGAAATTCGGGTTTTCGTTGGTTGTACGATCGTACCATCTATCAAGCAATATCTTCCTGACAAGATTGCATTCTTTGGATAATTTATTAGCAAGGATTCGGGCCATTTTTTTTGTCTTTGGTGGCTTATCCTTACAATATTTTCGAATCACATTGCTACCGGGAGCAACCGTGAGCTGCAAGATGATGAGCTTGGCATCAACTATGTCAACGTTGAAAGTCTTGGCGAACAACGCGCGAACTTTGTTCTTCTCCATACTCGTCCCGGTGAGCTTGTGGAGCATAGGAAGGTCTTTCCTGATTTTATCGTAGTCCGGTTCATACCACTTTTTTCGGCTGTCCAAGGATATCAGCCACAGGAAGGTGGATTGCATGGCGGCGTTGATATCTACCTCGATGTAATCCGCGAATACACGTTTACGCATAACGCGCTTGAGTTGTCCCACAACGGTATAATCGCGCCCGATTTCGTTTAGTCCATGCTCCCAGCCAGAGCTAATGAAATTCTTGAAGTAAAAAAAATCTTCGTCTTGATATATGACTTGTCGAATAAGATATATAACCTGAAAATTATGGAACTTATTGAATAGAAAGACTTCCTTTCTGAAAATTTTCCTGTTTATCCTGAGATGCATAGCTGAATTAAATTCAAAATCGCTAGGAACCGCAGGGATGGTGTAATCTGCCTCGTTTATGTGGTGTATCCTTGTTTTTGAGAATCCACATGCCCGTAGAAGGTTCCGGTTCGCCATGGCAAGGATGATAATCAAGTCAAGATGGAAGCGATACCAACGACAATACCCATTTTTTTCTTTCCCCCATGCGTTGTTAGCGTGATAGGTGCTGCCTTCATCTTCGGCTTCATCCAAGAAGTACGAGAAGTACTTCCCGATTTTGTTCTGTTTAAAATTCGCTAGGAGTTTATATTTGATGTGATAGGTATACCCTGTCAAGCCGAAACCTGTGGTGTTCTTAGGATTCCTATATGCAAAATCTAAAATGTTGTTAAGTTGCCGAATAAATCCATTGAGATTTCGCTTTGTGATATTCTGTTTCAACCAGGGATCACCTTTGATTTTTCCCCCTATGAATTCTTTTACTGCCTCTGCCATGCACTTACCGTAGTAAGTACTTTCGTATTTCTTGTATTGTTTATCTCTCATACATTTATTTATAAAGTTAGACACTTCAATATAACTATAAATGGGCATTTTGAAGGACTTTTTTAAAATAAATGCATTTTTTATTAAGTTAGACACATAATAGGGTAAAAATATACAAATCTTACATTCTCAACTAGTTCAGAAATTTCAGATAACAGTTGATTCAGGTAATTCAGAAATCCAGATAACAGAAAATTCAGAAGTAAATCTCTTCCAAAAAAAAATTGACCCTATGATTTTCGTGTAACGATAAATCAGGGTTCTTTTTTTTGAGGAGGAAGAGATTTACTTTAGAAAATCATAAAATTAATGAACTACTATTTGAGCCAAATAATAAATTGAGTTGTGATATAGTGTTAACACTAGTTAAAATACTGACACTATCATGCATTGATATTCATTTTTCATTGAATTCTATTGATAAATACTAGTAAAAAGGAGAATTCAAAACAAAATGAATTATTTAACTACAGTTGACGCAGCTGATAGATACTACCAAATTATACCACAGCATTACAGAATCACTCACGGCGTGAAGTTCTTTTCACCGCACATCCTCACTCACTTCCACGTTTTAACACACCGGAACAGTATCACGGACCTCGATACCCTTATGCATGACCTTGAGGCACTTCAAGACAAGCCAACTTTAGCCGTTGTCAGAGGCACGCTGAGAGGGACCCAAGAGGAAGCCGATAGTGTCGGACTCAGCACCCTACAGGACACCCCACAGAATTGGATATGCGTCCCGATAGATGGCCTTGATATCCCCAGAGCACTTTCCGAACTTCCTTCATATGAAATTGCCCGGAACCTAGTAGACAATCATTTCCCAGAGGAATTCCACCATGCCCGCTTCATTCTTCAACACCGAGGATTGGCTGGCTATGACTTCGACTGGTCCGAATTTCACGCGAATCTGTTCTTCTGGAACGAAACACCGATCACATCCCGTGAAGTACTCAGATACTTCGACAAGAACACCCCTATGTATGGAATCGACCCCTTGCACAAGCCTATCGTGAAGCTAGAGGAAATCGGTCACCACATAAGAATCATCACCGCTAACCCGGAATACGAAGATATTAACAACCCGGACCTTGCAGAGCCTCTTTATCCCGAACTTGACCCTGTTCTTGCCCGTGGAGAGAAGCGCGTCCAGATGATCGAAGGCACCAAGGCCCATATCAATCTAGATATCCCCGAAATCGAATACGACAATGAATTTTTCCGTTCCCGCGTTTTCAAAAAAGCCCTGTATGCTAAGTCCAAAGGAACCCTGAATCACTATGACTTAAAGGAAATGGGGTATGCTCTTCGGAACTTGGGTTTAGGAGTAGAGTCGGTAAGGTTCACTCTCAACAAATGCGGTCACCCAAAATCAGCATTTACTAACAAAGACCTACGGGCAATATACGGGGACCCCGACCCACGCCCAGAACTCGGAAAGGACACTCTCCTCAAATTCGCCGGAATCATATAACGAAGAAACCCACCCAGCTTATGGCCAGGTGGGTCTTTTCTTGTCTCTATGGTCAAATCGACTAAAACGATACCTTCACACGTTGAACCGTCTTCGTGCTACAGCCTAACTTCCGAGAAATTGCGGCTTGGCTCATACCTTCATCAAGCATCCCCTTGATTGTATCCTTGTCGAAGCTCGCCTTCCTCCCTGCGTACTTCTCAGGATTATCCCGCTTGGCCTTCGCTATCCCGGCTGCTTGGCGTTCCTTGCGAAGATTCGTTTCAAATTCAGCGAAAACACCCAACAGTTGCAGGAAAGCCGTACCCGTTGAAGTGCTGGTGTCAATTTTCTGGTCCAAAATCTCCAAGTGCGCTCCCTTGGTCTTCAAGAGGTCCACGATCTTCAGGAGGTCGTGCATGTCACGGGCCAGCCTATCCAGTTTCCAGACTACCAGTTTATCGCCTTCCTCGACACTCTCCAAAAGTAAGTCCAGCTTGTCCCGGCCTTTCATGGAAGTACCACTGACCTTTTCCGAGCGAATCACAGCATTGGGGTAAGCCTTTCTAATTGCCTCCTCCTGCATGGTTGCATCTTGGTCCAGAGTGGAAACACGGCAGTATGCGAAAATAGTGGACATGGACTTACTCCTTTTTGTCTATGTGGACATTACGGTTTAAACCATAACGACTGACTTGGACAACTGCAAGCAGAAAAACCCTATTGTCCAGAAAATGTCCACTCCCCAACAGGGTATACCCTATTGTCCACAGTGGGCAGAAATAAAGGAAGAGCAAGCTGTTACTGCCTTGTAATGTCGAGGATCGTTTAGGTCTGGGTTGGTAGAAAAGTTAGATCGAATCGTCTTAGGTACATAAGGAGAGGCAATGAGGGAAAAGAGTCCCATTCAATAACGTACACACTCTCTCACAAATAATTATCATTTTTCCAAGAAACAACAGAGAGCAAAGGCCATCACCTAGTCTTAACCATCTTAATGTACTGATCTTTTCCAACGACTCTACTTTCTTCTTTCTTAATTTCACTGGGAGTCATGTATTCTTCAAACAGTTCTAACTGGTGTTTCTGAGCACGGACTGATCGTTTGTAATCCCTTGAAACCCTAATCTTCTTATTATTCACGTTGACTCCAGTGACCAGTTTCCCATTCATTGGAGTGAAGAGTTCTTCTTTTCCTTCATTCAGCTTCAGCCCAAATGATTCTACTATTTCTTTGGCTTTGAGCATGAATTCTTCAGGAATAACTCTACCTGAAAAAGTAAGATCATCAATGAATCGTGTGTAAACTACATTATGAGCATCTGAAAGGTTACCCAGTCTTACATCTAAAGGCTGACACAGAATATTGGCTAATACAGGACTTGTTGGAGACCCTGTTGGTAGTTTGTATTTGTATGTTGTCAGCTTGGACAGCACACCTGCGACAGGAGGAGAGCACTGCAATTGTTGAATAAACAGCTCATAAATACGTCTTGAAGAAATAGAAGGGAAGAAGGAGCTAAAGTCCAAGCAATAAACAAAGGGAGCAGCCGCATGTTGCTTTGCATTATCTACGTGGCATCTTTTCTTTACTGCCCCATAAGCTGCGGGATGTAACTCAAATTTACTTAAATGCCTCAGAATTGCAGATTGAATCCTGCGCAATGGAGCAGACGGCACGGAAAGGACTCTGGCAGAACCATCTTTCTTTGTGATTTCCTTCTTCCTATAAAAGCTAGGAATACTTTCACAAACTTCATTCAAATGGTCGAGGGAATAGCCAAGGATTCTGGCTAATGAGTTCGGACTTTTAAGTCCAATTAAAGGGCAAACTTCATCATGCGGCGTCACAAGAAATTGTTTCCATTTCATAAGTGATTATTGAAAACATATTCTTCTGAAGCTTAATAAAGTCTCCTCGTTCTTTGTCTGAAAGTTCTACAGGAACTTCACTTGCTACAATGTAAATCAACTCTTTCGAAACTCCTATCAATACAGCAAGAGCTTCTATGAGCTTTGCACTCATTGTCTTCTTACCACTCTCTACGAGAGATAAGTAGTTCTGAGAGATACCCAAGCAACCTGCCATGTAACCTTGAGAAAGGCCTTGGCTTGCCCGAATAGTTTTAATCAATTTGCCGATCGTCATATGTAATCCTAGTAGGTTATTGTCAGGGCTTGGCAGTCTTCCATCATCATACTTTCTTAGAGCATAAGTCCGAGAACTTCATGGAATCTATTCCAGAGTTCCGGCCCCCAACGAAGAGATCCACGTAACACCGCCCAATAGAACGATGCCTTTGCCCACCATTTCTTCTTTTTCAGAAGTGGTAAGACCGTTTTTTCCATTTCGTCAGATGAAACGAGTTCATCCGTAATTCTTAAGGTGATTTTCCGCTTACGCACTAATCCACAAAGGATGTGATGCGATTCCTCGATCAATTCGAGTTGCTTCTTCTTCTCTACAATTTCTTTATTCATTTGATACCCTACTTCACATGGTTCCCCATGCAGTTTAATGGTTGTACGGCCCGTTAACATTCACTCTTTGCTCTAAGACTGCTGCCACCATGAAGTGCTATCGCCTCAGCGCATACGATCACTACGTCGTCGCAGTCA containing:
- a CDS encoding recombinase family protein, which produces MSTIFAYCRVSTLDQDATMQEEAIRKAYPNAVIRSEKVSGTSMKGRDKLDLLLESVEEGDKLVVWKLDRLARDMHDLLKIVDLLKTKGAHLEILDQKIDTSTSTGTAFLQLLGVFAEFETNLRKERQAAGIAKAKRDNPEKYAGRKASFDKDTIKGMLDEGMSQAAISRKLGCSTKTVQRVKVSF
- a CDS encoding reverse transcriptase family protein, whose translation is MKWKQFLVTPHDEVCPLIGLKSPNSLARILGYSLDHLNEVCESIPSFYRKKEITKKDGSARVLSVPSAPLRRIQSAILRHLSKFELHPAAYGAVKKRCHVDNAKQHAAAPFVYCLDFSSFFPSISSRRIYELFIQQLQCSPPVAGVLSKLTTYKYKLPTGSPTSPVLANILCQPLDVRLGNLSDAHNVVYTRFIDDLTFSGRVIPEEFMLKAKEIVESFGLKLNEGKEELFTPMNGKLVTGVNVNNKKIRVSRDYKRSVRAQKHQLELFEEYMTPSEIKKEESRVVGKDQYIKMVKTR
- a CDS encoding helix-turn-helix domain-containing protein, whose translation is MTIGKLIKTIRASQGLSQGYMAGCLGISQNYLSLVESGKKTMSAKLIEALAVLIGVSKELIYIVASEVPVELSDKERGDFIKLQKNMFSIITYEMETISCDAA